The Papio anubis isolate 15944 unplaced genomic scaffold, Panubis1.0 scaffold1241, whole genome shotgun sequence sequence TGCCTGGGTTCTGTATGCTTCTTTCTCTGGGACTGGCTTTCTAACTATAAAGAAGAGGCTTAGAGGGATGATCTCTAAGTCTCTTCTAGTTCTATATAATTCTATAGTTTTGGGAGTTTGTAAACTATTAAGTTTCTTTTAGCCTAGACCTTGCTTTCCTGCTCTCTTGTCTCTTTAAACAGCTGATCTCAGCTCTAGCTCGGCTAAGTGTGTGGGAGCTCCCTGGGGAGATCCTGGGCCAGCTGAGAGACATTAAGTGCAGGCTCAAGAACTGGGTTCAAATTCAGCTCAAGCATTAAATCCCCTGGACCAACATCCTCAGTCTTCATCTATGTGCAGGACCCTGCATCTCCAATCACTTCTTGTTCTATTATCTTCTAAGCCCTATACATCTTACCTTGTAATAATCCTTCGGTCCCTACTTCCCACAGTGCTCCATCCTCCAAAGGTTGGAAGAGTCATTCCATCTACAGATATCTCTGGGCATATTTTATTACCATACTGACCTCCTGACCCTGTCTTCCCCCTTCAGAACCTGTGCCAAATTGTGCAGATGTACGGTAGGACATTCCCTAGCAGCCTGGTCTGCAAACCCAGACTGCAGAGATGGAGCTCCTGGGACTTTGAGGACTGCCCGACACTATTTGCAGGGGACCCAGGACTTGGCCCTGAGGAACTGCGGGCAGCCATGGGCAAAGCAAAACAGGTTAGTGATGGAGAGTCAACTGGGGTTGGCCATGAAGAAGCCTGCGTGATGGTGATACAAAAGAGAATGTATAGAGCTGGGATGAGAGGTGGGGAAGAGTGAggataaaaaaaaagaatcttagaaGATTTGGGTCACAAGTAGGAGGTGAGTGGGGATAAATATTGAGGAAAGAGAGCTAGTATAATGAATAGAGGGACTAAAGCAGTGATTACCAAATTTTAATGTGTATCGGAATCATCAAgggaatgatttttctttattcttttttcttctcttaaaaaataatggcATGTTTCCGCCAGGGAAGCCGGTACCGCAATCCCGCGCCCCCGgcgctgaggtgggcggataatgATTCAGGAGACTGACCGCGATGcccatcacggtgaaaccccatctccactctgctaaaaaaattacaaaaaaagttagccagacgtggtggcggcgcaacctgcagccccagctacttgggaggctgaggcagagaatggggtgaacccgggaggtggagccggCAGGAGGGTAAGGTCAAGAAAAAGTAATTCCATCCTGGTgtgtgatagagccagactccaccctgaaaaaataaaataaaaataaataaataaaacaaaataataataataataatggcatgcttcatgaatttgcatgttaTCCTTGCATAGGCGCTGTGCTAATCTTTGTATCATTCCAatgtttttatgtgtatgtacTGCTGAACTGAGCACAGGAAAAATGCCAGTGCCGATCACCATGCTAGAGTGACTTAATAAAACCTTTAGAGGCTGGAcgcagtgattcacgcctgtaatctcagcactttgggaggctgaggcagatgggattgcttgaacccaggggtttgagaccagactgggcaacatggtgaaaccctgtctccactaaaaatagaaaaaaaattagctgggtgtggtggcgcatgcctgtaatctcagctcctcgggaggctggggtaggagaatcctctgagcccaggaggtggagggtgcaatgagccaaaatcgcaccactgtactccagcctgtaaGCCAAACAAGACTTGtctcataaataaaaaaataagcctcTGGGGGAAGGGAGTCCAGACATCTACAtctgctttttgagacagagtctcacttgtcaCTCCAGCAcgcaggctgagtgcagtggtgcggatCTTGGCTCATCAAACTCCTACATCCTGGCCTGCtgatcctccctgcctcagccctcctcaAGTGgctgactacaggtgcacgccccacaatacctggctaatcctgtacttttggtagagagatgggttttgctatgttgcccaggatggtcttgaactcctggactcaagcaactctcccacctcagcctcccaaagtgctgggattacagctgtgagccactgcgctgggccctGCATCTGTGTTTTTAATAAGTTTCTGTGTCTGATGCACATAAAAGTGTAGAACTCATGACTAGGAGTTAGTCTGCTCTTCTTTCCACTGACTGTAATGTCTTTCAAAAACACGTTAGAGGAACTGTAAGGCACTGTCCCATTTGGATATGGGAGGAAATCCAAAGAAGCAGTGACTTGCCTAGAGTTATACAGCTTGGCAGCAGAGGCAGTACACTTTAAAACCCAGCATCTCTGACTCCCAACTGACTGCTTCCACTCACATTGTTCCTCCTTTCTCCTAGAAGGTGGGGTCCCCCGGGATTTCTTTGGCCCTGAGCAGATCCTGCAGCTCGTCGGCTCTTAATAGGGCTAGGAGATCGGGAACTACAGGAGCTGATTCCTAGTGGGATCGTGGCTGAGCACCCCAAGCAGATAGATGCATGTGGTGCCCACCAGTACCCTTTCCTCCTCCCTACCACTTCCCAAAACACTCCATCCCACAGACCTAAGTTCTGTAGATCATCTTAAAGCCTGTATGAATTTTTTCCTGTGACCCTACTCTGGTTATTCTTTCTATCTCTTGGTTGATAATTCTACTAGCACCCTCTAGACTCTGATTTATTCACCTGAGGCCCTGGAACACATAATACTGTCTCCTACCTCTTTCCTGGAGAGGCCTTCTTTCTATCCTTTCTTTCTGAGTCCCTCAGCCTTCCCCTTGACTTTAGGGTCTCATAGTAACAGAGTGTAACTTGTAACACCTATCACTTCCTGTCTATCTATTCTCCataatctctttctcttcctctgctctCTAACCCCACCCGCCCAGGTTCCCAGCTCTCACGGCAGATGGTCGGCATGCAGCCACCTGATCCCCCATTCATCTGACAGCTTGGTTGAGTACGCCTGTGGATCATGCCAGAGGAGCTCTGCACGCTGGGAGCTTCTAGGGCCACGGTGAAGGGGCCAGGGTGGGTGGGTGCTGAGGCAAGGTGGACTTACTGGGCAAGAAGGATCATGAGAAGGTCTGGTCCCATGGAGGAAGGGAACTCATCTGAAGCCATCTCTTCCTTTGTTTCATGACCACAGCCCTCGCTGAAGCtgaattttcttcccttccttcccactgTTCTACAGCCAAGCAGCTCTCTCTTCCCAAGGGCACCTGCATCTCCAGTGCCTGAAGAACAACTGAGGTTCTGGCCCACCTCCTGTACTGCCTGGGTGGCTTTGGCCCAATCAGTAACTGGGGCCTGAGATCTTCATCGAAATTGGCACCATAGCAGGTGGGGAGCTGGGCTACTGCTGAGGCAAGCTGGTTTGGTTTCTATACCATGGGTGGACTGGACAAGACTGCTCCTGCAATTCTTAAGTGGGGACTGAAAAGCTTGGGCCAAGGGCTAGGGGAGACATACTGGGAAGGTCTATGGTAGGCACTTTGGGGAGAAGTTAGGAGAAGGTCTATCTGTTTGAAGAGAAGGAAGGTGAGTCTACGTTTGGATGCCACGGATCCCTGTCCTGCCCCCTGTCTGCATGCATCCTGAGGGCCTTACCTTTGCCATTTCTGTCATCCCTCCTCCTAAATTTGCTGGGTAAGTATTAATGGACTGGGTGACCACAGAGAAGCCAGGGCCCAACTTTGGCATGCACTGATTCCTACCCCCTGCCCCCAGGTGTGTGGTGGCTTAGTCCTACCTGAACTATCTAGTCTCTCACCAGTGCTCAGGCTGTGGCTGCTCACTCCTGAGCAAATGGCCTTCTGAGTCCTGAGCAGCCACTCCAGCAGTTGCATGGGCCCAGCATGAGGGCAAGGAGAGAGCCTGGAACAGCAAGGTGAGTCCCCAGCTGCACAGCTTGAGCCTCCATTCCTGACCCTCAATCAAACCCTCATCTGGTGCTGTCTGGCTCTTAGAGTGCACCCAGGGAGATCCTGAGGAAGGAGTCTACAGGCAGTGAGCTAATTTCCAAGTATCAATGTTCCGGAGCAGAGTTGTGGGATATGACTCTAATTCCCTGTCTATTATAGGTCGAAGTATGCCTGGGGCCTCCTAGGACTGGTCACCACCTCCTGGTCCCTGGCATTGACTATTATCAGCTTCCTTGGCCACCTGCTCTGAGCCTGTCTCAAGCAGGTAGAAGGAGATTGTGGGGAGAGAAATCTGGTCATAAATGGACAAAGTGCAAACAGAAGTGCATCCTGATTATTTTCAGAAGCTGATGAGGAATATGGGTAACAGCATTAAGTTTCTACCCACTCTGAGAATCATCAGTGTTCCCAGGATGCCATATCTGGAGTCTCTTTCCATCATAAATAATCCCACTGCCTCTTTTCATTTCCTGAAGCCTGTTCCCCTCCTCACCCCACCATTAGAAATAACATAGACAGCTGCAGCATAGCAAGGAGTCTTTACTAGGATGGAGGCAGGGGATGCGGGGGCAGGTCCAGAGCAAGTAGAAAGGGCCATCATTAGAATGAGCAGAACTCCTGGGAATCTTGAGTCATCAGTTGGTGGTGGGGAGTTAATGCTTGGTGTGGATGACAGGTGTGGGGATGCGGATATCCTGGCCTCTCTCCAGACGCCGTTCACAATCAATCAAATAGTTTACTCCATCGATGACCAGCTGCACAAGCTCCACCTGAAGGACACTAATCTTTGATCTCTGCTTCCTATAATCTGAGCTTTTCTTTGGCACTGACTGACTTGCCTGCTCATTTCCAGTTGCCTCCCCACTCGACCTGAATTTCATTTCAGATTATGTTACATCCCGGAGGCTCACTCACTGCCATATTTCAGCCCCCACAGAGCTATAGCTCTCCTCACCCTAATCCCTTAGGATCTCACCTCTGATTTGCCTAGTCGGTCCAAATTAGAAATATCAAAGACACCGCCTGTGGCAGCAGTGTCCACTCCTCCAGTACCACGCTTTTGGAGTCTTAGGTTCTCCAGGATCTTTGGGAAGCGGCTATCCTAGAGAGGAGATAGGGATTGGGAGCACGGTCGATAGAGGCAGAGACTAGTCCTACCTGAAAGAGCCCTGAACCTGCTCAGAgctctgtttcctgactttttttttttttttttttcccagacaggatctttctctgtcacccaggctggatggctcACAggtcactgaagcctcaactttctaggcttaagtgatcctctcacctcagcctccattaCAGCCAGTTAActtttgcatttgtagtagagatggggtttcgccaggttgtccaggttggtcttgaactcctgggctcaggtaatcggcccgccttggcctcccgagtgctgggattacaggcatgagccgctgtgcctggcctgtcccCTGACCCTTTAGCTACAACATGTTTGGCTCCTTTCCAAAGGGTCCACTCCCTCCCCATCCACAACCCACCCTTCCTTACTCACACCCCTCTGTAACCCCACAACTCCTTTACTTTGCTTAGCAGGGGCAGTTTGATGTGCACTCCTGCCCGAAGTCCAGTGCCCAGGTTAGATGGACAGGTCAAGATGTATCCCAAACGCTCATTCCACATGAACTCCCAGCCACGTTCTTGGATAAGTCTCTCCACCTGAGTCCACAAAGGTTTTGTTAATGAAAAATCAGGGATATTTCATTAACCCTGGACCCTCCCTTAGCTAGACACACAAGAACACTAGAAATATGTCTAGAACAGAAACTTGGCTGTGAATGGATGACACTGgtcttttttaatgaaaatggctTGTTATTGTTTTCATGCATGCATGATGCAAAATTATGATGTGCATAATAATGAGATTGTGAAAAAATATGTGGAAGAAGAAAACTCAAAGGAGTGGTGTATTAGGGATGATCTAGGGAAATGAACAGAGGTGGTAAACTGAACTGAGAGAGGACTGATTATTCAATGAGTTCTGCATGCATCAATTATCTTTGCTTTGCTAATGAGCCTAGAGCTTGGAAGGGTCCTTTCAGACAGAAGATGAAGGTGTAAGCTTTGCCAGGAAGAGGTAAGATAACGTTCTGTTAGCTGTGAACGGAGCACCTGTGTCAATgcagagaaagatgaaaacagagcagaaaagccaGATTCATAGGAATAGGGGCAGGGGAAGGTGTTTTGCTTCAATTAACCATGTAGTCATGAAGATGACTATTGGAGTTGAAGAGACAAGGGATCTACCAGAGTGACGGTCACAAAGACCACTACCCAACGTGAGTAAAAGGATCCTGTTTATAGTTCAGACAGAACCATGGCATAGGGCATATCTTACATGCTGAACATGGGGGAAACCCTTCCATCTAGAATAATAATGCAGCTAACACTTTAacacttattaagcacttactttGGACCAAGTACTTTAcctgtatttcatttaatccccacaacaacctaaaatgtagaaaatctcattatcccaattttacagacgaggaaactgaggcatataaTTTAAAGGTACTTCCCAACCCACTCATAGTCAGAATATGTTATCTATTACTTGCCTAAAATAGTAGAAACTTCTCAGAATCTAAAAGAGGAGCCCTTTTTCTTTGCAAACCTAAAATAGAACTGTATGTTTGAGAACATACAGTAAGATTGAATTGAGTTTATGGGGATTTCTAATGTAGACTTGAATATGGAGACCCAATCTATGTAGGATTGATGATTCAGTTCAACCTCTCATATAGAGCCACATATTCTAGAACTCGAACCATTtgatcctcctccttccccagtctCCCTCCCAACTCTCAACTTAAAGCCTCGACCTGATACTCTAACAAGAATGATAGAACCCAGAGTCAAGGCCTACATTGGCTCAGACCTGGATGGTTATATTAAAGTCGTGAACAAAGCAACCTCTCCCTCCAACATCAGTCTAAGCTCAAATGTTTTCCTTATCTGCACACCTCACCATTCCACTGCATACATCCCAGGCACTGACCTGACATCTCAGTTATTCCTTTCTTGCATTATCTGGCAACTGCCTTATTCACTTCCTAAGGTTCCTGAcactctttcttttcctaatcTTAGGGTGACCACATGTCCTGGTTTTCCCAGTATGGTCCCAGCTGGTTTATACCTTTATTCCTAGAGTGAGTCCTAGATAGTCCTTTTTACTATCAGACATGTCCTGGGTGGGTTgataaattacataattatttatgcTACTCTTTGGTTTTCCTTATGTCCTCCCACCTAGTTCCCCTACACAATCTTTTCCAACCTCTTTGAGGCCTCGGCAGAATCTTTCAAACACTCTCTTCATGTTGCCACCCTTCTCCATGGAGATGACCCGTGTATGATCCTCCTCATTCACCCAGATCAGGAAGCTCTTCTCATTGTTGTGCCTGAGGGCAGGAGAGGGACAGTGTTCAAGAGGCAAGGCAAGAATTGGGAGagatagagggggaaaaaaagcatttatgaGGGCATGAAGACAAAAGAGGTAAGGAGCAGCCTCATACCAAATTCCACGAGCATCTGGCCAGTCTCGAGCCATTCCTGCTGCAGTCAGCAATGGGGACACAGGCTTATCAAACAGAAAGTGGTCCTGGGAAGAGTAACGGGACTTGGGTTAAGAATCTTCATGGTGGCCCCTGGGCCTCTCAGAGCCCATGTCTCATCTGGCCCAGCCTTCCCTCTGGCTCTTTTTTCCATCTACTCCCACCAACCAGCGCCCTCTTAAGACCCTCACATCAATCAGCTGCTGCTGTTCAGCCTCTGTCATCTCACTGAGCCTATAGTAACGTCCAGCCAGATCACCCTTCAGGCCACTCAGTGCATCCACCACAACACGTTCCACCTCCCGTCGCTCTGCTCGAGTGCAAGCTGGAGGCAGACTGAGTCCTCGGATGCTTCGGCCAGTTCTGACTCTAGAGGACAATACATACCTCTCATCAAAGTAGCCAGAACGGATCTGGGAGATAAGGGAAATGAATATAAGTCACAGAAACACGGTGGGAACTGAGGGCCCCTGGGAAAGGAGAGATCTTCCTTAGGCATTAGAGGACTCTTTGTGCATTCTACTTGCGTGCATTGGAAGGAGAGGCCTGTTGGGAAAGCACTCCAATTGAAGGGGGCATTGCAGACCCTTCCCCAAACCGCCCACCTCGGGCCATAGTCATTCTTATCTATCCTTTCATCTCCATATATGCTGCCCCTTAAGATATGATTCTTTCCTTACATTAAGATTAAAAGCTCAGTAGTGTAATGAGCATGATTCAGGATATCAGGTGAAGGGGTTAGAGATACAGAGTGTTGTACACAGGCAATGCAAATCAGAAGTGGGATATTTGAACTCACTTTACTGGCATCCAGATCCGTGGTGTGCTTCATTGTCCGGGGGTCATATCCATTGTGTCGCTCTTGGATCACAGGGTCAAACAGGTCAGCAAATACCTAAGGGGAGTTAAGAGGGAGAGATGGTTAAGGAGAGGGGATCCCTCCCCAGACTTCAACTGTGCATTGATTTCACTGGGTCAGAACACTTAAGAATGGGGGGGCTCAGAGTCTTGGGGGAAAGTGAGAGGTCTTTAGGGGGAAGGAGCTGGGATGACTGGGAAGATGAGTTGGATCATCAGGGAGACTCTGGGGACCCCCTACCTCATAGGTCTCCTCATctccagccaccatgcccacagtCTTGATGAAGGGGTGGCCAGGGTTGTCCACGCCAGTCTGGATACACTGATCTAACGTCCAACCAGTGGGTGTGGTCTTGTCGCAGAGCCGTGCATAGACTGCTGGGGTCAGGTGACTGGCCATGCAGTTGTTGTGCTTTCGGAGGTCTGGGTACTCAGCGCTGGGGAGGGGGTACCCAGTGACCATGGAGGGAGGGCACAGACCCTAGACCTAGTGCAGTTACCTGGGAGCTGTCCAGTTGGCCATGTCTGGCTTTGCTCCGTGGGAGGAGGGGGAATTAGAAAGAGTCTAAACCTTGGTAATCTCTTTAGGGACTTTCAGAGTCTATGCTTTTCTAGTAGTTCTAGTTGCCTCTGGCTGGCCAACTCAGTTTCTCCAGATCTGCTCAGTTCTTTCCTCCCATGACACAACACgagggatggaggaggggaaAAGCCTTAAGGACAGGAATTAAGGAAATGAGAGAAGGAGATGGAGGGAAGCGAAAAGGATAGTTCCCGGCTTTACAATTAGGGATTTGGGCAGCGAGTGCAGCTGGAACTCGCAGGGCCAGAGGTGGTTTGGCTGGTCCCCAGAAATGTTCTTGCTTTATGGTTttggcccccacccccaccccgctgAGGTCTGCAGACTGTACAGCCCTCCAGCTCCAGGGCCTTCGTGATTATAGCCCTTTTCTGTTGCCCGGATTCTCATTTCTACCCGCACCTTCAATCaccacctgcccctgcctcctcccGCGCCTCAGGCACTGTTACCTCGGGGGATACAGCCTCCGTCGTTCACTGGCCGCTCGTACAGGTTCCGGTCGCAGCAGAAACCCAGCGGCTAGAGACCCCGCTCCGGCCAAAGCCAGGAGCCTGATTCCCGGGCGGGCGGACAGCAGACGGGAGAAGGGACTAGCCATGGCTTGAGGTCTGGCTACGGGATCCTGGAGTAGGCGCTGGCGCAAGATAGGATCCGGAACAGGGAGGGAGGATGCAACCGGATAGACTGAGGGCCGGAGCTAGGTCCGAGGCTGCAGCCGAAATGGGGGTCGGATTGGAGGCTGGAGCCGGAATGGGAGCCGGTGCCAACCAGACTGCAGGAGAGGCGCAATGAGCTAGTGGTAGGCTGGCGGAGGAGGGGGAGGCCCCAGCCACAGTCTCCAGGGGTGGGGCTCCCCGAGGCCCCGCCTTCCCCCCTGCCACCGCGCTAGGTGCGCGGGGGCA is a genomic window containing:
- the CKMT1B gene encoding creatine kinase U-type, mitochondrial isoform X1; amino-acid sequence: MASPFSRLLSARPGIRLLALAGAGSLAAGFLLRPEPVRAASERRRLYPPSAEYPDLRKHNNCMASHLTPAVYARLCDKTTPTGWTLDQCIQTGVDNPGHPFIKTVGMVAGDEETYEVFADLFDPVIQERHNGYDPRTMKHTTDLDASKIRSGYFDERYVLSSRVRTGRSIRGLSLPPACTRAERREVERVVVDALSGLKGDLAGRYYRLSEMTEAEQQQLIDDHFLFDKPVSPLLTAAGMARDWPDARGIWHNNEKSFLIWVNEEDHTRVISMEKGGNMKRVFERFCRGLKEVERLIQERGWEFMWNERLGYILTCPSNLGTGLRAGVHIKLPLLSKDSRFPKILENLRLQKRGTGGVDTAATGGVFDISNLDRLGKSEVELVQLVIDGVNYLIDCERRLERGQDIRIPTPVIHTKH
- the CKMT1B gene encoding creatine kinase U-type, mitochondrial isoform X2; translated protein: MPVKVRTGRSIRGLSLPPACTRAERREVERVVVDALSGLKGDLAGRYYRLSEMTEAEQQQLIDDHFLFDKPVSPLLTAAGMARDWPDARGIWHNNEKSFLIWVNEEDHTRVISMEKGGNMKRVFERFCRGLKEVERLIQERGWEFMWNERLGYILTCPSNLGTGLRAGVHIKLPLLSKDSRFPKILENLRLQKRGTGGVDTAATGGVFDISNLDRLGKSEVELVQLVIDGVNYLIDCERRLERGQDIRIPTPVIHTKH